Within the Bacillus sp. FSL K6-3431 genome, the region TCGATTAAGAAAATCTTTGGTTGTTCTACCTGTAATTCATCAATTAAAAATTGTAAATACTGTATACCTTTTGGATTTGCATTATCCTCTAGGGTTTGCTTAAAAGCTACAAGGTCTACAAGTAATTGTTGCTTCGTTTGTACGTCCACATCTACATTTTCAATGGATATGAAAAATGCACTATCCCCAAGCAATACATCTTTTGTACTAATCATATTAGCAATAATTACATCCATCTGGCGAAAGATGAAATGAACGAGTTTGGCAGTATCGATATCATTATCCTCTTTCGAACCTGCCTTCCATACATGCATCATATGCTGAATCATCCCAAGTGTCAGAACTGCGCAGTCAAAAGAGTAAGCCATAGCATCTTTCCCGTATATATCTATGAGTCTCCTAGAAAGCCATGAAAGTTCTATAAGGTGGTTTTTTTTGACGAAAGCCCTTAAATCGGAATCTCC harbors:
- a CDS encoding TetR/AcrR family transcriptional regulator; protein product: MNDRKQHVLLTAQRIFVNKGFATTSVQDILDESGISKGTFYNYFSSKNECLIAILEHAHNEATVRRQELLIGGDISSKDVLIEQILVRMQVNREQNLIPLFETIFHSGDSDLRAFVKKNHLIELSWLSRRLIDIYGKDAMAYSFDCAVLTLGMIQHMMHVWKAGSKEDNDIDTAKLVHFIFRQMDVIIANMISTKDVLLGDSAFFISIENVDVDVQTKQQLLVDLVAFKQTLEDNANPKGIQYLQFLIDELQVEQPKIFLIETILRSFREAFSKTSHELEARELAFELWRYVSTIEEERK